A window of the Wolbachia endosymbiont (group A) of Pogonocherus hispidulus genome harbors these coding sequences:
- the ltrA gene encoding group II intron reverse transcriptase/maturase: protein MIKMPIKLQDLRRKIYTKAKAKPEWRFWGIYVHVCKMETLEEAYKLTKKSNGAPGIDKVTFESIEAEGLEKHLQQIRRELITKTYNPNRNRRKEIPKAGGKLRALNIPCIRDRIVQSALKLIIEPIFESDFQDGSYGYRPKRKAHEAISRVAKAAIKGNTKVIDVDLKSYFDNVRHHILMEKISKRVNDKEIMHLIKLILKVGGKRGIAQGSPLSPLLSNIYLNEVDKMLEKAKEVTKEGKYQHIEYARWADDLMILIDGHQKWEWLEKSVHKRLQEELAKIEVEVNEEKTKVINLKEKGTFSFLGFDFQQNITKQGKWNVRITPKMKARTNLLQKLKEVFRCYKSQPIGKVIHIINPILRGWTNYFRIGNTNRSFSYVKHWVEKKIRRNLMRARKAKKGFGWKRWSSEWIYKTLDLYSDYRIRYYIQKALPAQYVINFGKETTRKA, encoded by the coding sequence ATGATAAAAATGCCAATTAAATTACAAGACCTGAGAAGGAAGATATATACCAAAGCGAAGGCAAAACCGGAATGGCGATTCTGGGGAATCTATGTTCACGTATGTAAGATGGAGACGCTAGAAGAAGCATATAAGCTGACAAAGAAGAGTAATGGGGCACCAGGAATTGATAAGGTGACGTTCGAATCGATAGAAGCAGAAGGCTTAGAGAAGCATCTTCAACAAATCAGACGTGAACTAATAACCAAGACCTATAACCCAAATAGGAACCGGAGAAAGGAAATACCAAAAGCTGGAGGAAAACTCAGAGCGTTGAACATACCCTGCATTCGGGATAGAATAGTGCAAAGCGCACTAAAGCTAATAATTGAACCAATATTCGAATCTGACTTTCAGGACGGATCATATGGATATAGACCTAAGAGAAAAGCGCATGAAGCAATAAGCAGGGTAGCGAAAGCAGCAATCAAAGGCAATACAAAAGTTATTGACGTAGACCTAAAGTCCTACTTTGATAATGTGCGACATCATATTCTTATGGAAAAGATTTCCAAAAGGGTAAACGATAAAGAAATCATGCACTTGATTAAGCTAATCCTCAAAGTAGGAGGGAAACGAGGAATAGCACAAGGATCACCACTTTCACCACTACTAAGCAATATATACCTCAATGAGGTGGATAAAATGCTAGAGAAGGCAAAAGAGGTGACTAAAGAAGGAAAATATCAACATATAGAATACGCTAGATGGGCAGACGATCTAATGATACTGATAGATGGACACCAGAAATGGGAATGGCTTGAAAAATCAGTGCACAAAAGGTTACAAGAAGAATTAGCAAAAATAGAAGTAGAAGTAAACGAAGAAAAGACAAAAGTGATTAATCTTAAAGAAAAAGGGACATTCAGCTTCCTAGGATTTGATTTTCAACAGAACATCACAAAACAAGGAAAGTGGAATGTGAGGATAACACCCAAGATGAAAGCACGAACAAACCTACTTCAAAAATTGAAGGAAGTATTCCGCTGTTATAAATCGCAACCAATAGGAAAAGTGATTCATATCATTAATCCGATATTGAGAGGGTGGACAAACTACTTTAGGATTGGAAACACAAATCGAAGCTTTAGTTACGTCAAACATTGGGTAGAGAAGAAAATAAGACGCAATCTAATGAGAGCCAGAAAAGCAAAGAAAGGATTTGGCTGGAAGAGATGGAGTAGTGAATGGATATATAAAACTCTAGATCTTTATTCAGACTATAGAATAAGGTATTACATTCAGAAAGCCTTACCAGCACAATATGTTATAAATTTTGGTAAAGAAACTACTAGGAAAGCGTAG
- a CDS encoding CDP-alcohol phosphatidyltransferase family protein codes for MNNDGSNSRFLPITKLFPNFITLLGLCSGLTSLKFTFNEQWEFSVIFIIIAAIIDGMDGRIARILKSTSDFGAQLDSFADFLNFGAAPAFLLYLWKLNEIKVIGWILVMIYVICISIRLARFNVSLHSEQSHWEKFFFSGVPAPVCALLSLLPIIITFQSHESEYLLLIERFFNTRNVACYFLAISFFSISHIPTFSAKYIYVPKSLSYIFVSFFGVLIIFFISKPWMTLPILGVVYVLTIPVSTGLYIYYSYKAR; via the coding sequence ATGAATAACGATGGAAGTAACAGTAGATTCTTACCTATTACTAAATTATTCCCAAATTTTATAACTTTATTGGGTTTATGTTCTGGTCTCACTTCACTTAAATTTACATTTAATGAACAATGGGAATTCTCAGTAATTTTTATCATCATTGCAGCAATAATAGATGGAATGGATGGCAGAATAGCTAGAATTCTAAAATCAACTAGCGATTTTGGAGCCCAGCTTGATTCTTTTGCAGATTTTCTAAATTTTGGTGCAGCGCCTGCATTTCTTTTGTATCTTTGGAAGCTAAACGAAATCAAAGTCATAGGTTGGATTTTAGTAATGATATACGTAATCTGCATATCAATAAGACTTGCAAGATTTAATGTTTCGCTACACTCAGAACAATCACACTGGGAAAAATTTTTCTTTTCTGGTGTTCCAGCTCCAGTGTGTGCTTTACTTTCTTTGTTACCAATAATTATTACCTTTCAATCTCATGAGAGTGAATACTTACTTCTCATAGAGCGATTTTTTAACACAAGAAACGTAGCTTGTTACTTTCTGGCCATTTCATTTTTTTCGATAAGTCACATTCCAACTTTCTCTGCAAAATATATTTATGTTCCCAAAAGCCTATCCTATATATTTGTGTCATTTTTTGGAGTACTTATTATATTTTTCATCAGTAAGCCCTGGATGACGCTACCAATTTTAGGTGTAGTGTATGTACTTACTATTCCAGTAAGCACTGGGCTTTATATATATTACTCGTATAAAGCTCGTTAG
- a CDS encoding phosphatidylserine decarboxylase has protein sequence MCFSLPNINREGYLFIVVAFIVTCIAFSISWGFGVTCLFPTLLCTYFFRDPARAVPNNKDLILSPADGVISKIEEVNYPLSAENGEEKKFTLVSIFLSVLNVHVNRIPISGTIKEMNYKKGKFVSAMSNRSSNENEKQVIVIEYEKGKEIIVEQIAGLIARRIVCNLGVSQNVKAGERFGIIRFGSRVNIYVPADIEVRVSEGQTVIGGETIIANLNKENVQEKLTFDVI, from the coding sequence ATGTGTTTTAGTTTACCTAATATAAACAGGGAAGGTTATTTATTTATAGTCGTTGCCTTTATAGTAACGTGTATAGCATTCTCTATATCTTGGGGGTTTGGTGTTACGTGCTTGTTTCCGACATTATTGTGTACTTATTTCTTTCGCGATCCAGCAAGAGCTGTGCCAAACAATAAGGATCTTATATTAAGTCCTGCTGATGGTGTGATTTCAAAAATTGAAGAAGTTAATTATCCTTTATCGGCAGAAAATGGAGAAGAGAAGAAGTTCACGCTTGTTAGCATATTTTTAAGTGTTTTGAACGTCCATGTGAACCGTATACCAATATCTGGTACGATAAAGGAAATGAATTATAAAAAAGGCAAGTTTGTATCCGCAATGAGCAATAGGTCTAGTAATGAAAATGAAAAGCAGGTTATTGTGATTGAATACGAAAAGGGAAAAGAAATTATTGTGGAGCAAATAGCTGGGTTAATTGCACGTCGTATCGTTTGCAATTTAGGAGTATCCCAGAATGTGAAAGCAGGTGAAAGGTTTGGAATTATAAGATTTGGTAGTAGAGTGAATATTTATGTTCCTGCTGATATAGAAGTAAGAGTTTCAGAAGGGCAAACTGTTATTGGTGGTGAAACAATTATAGCAAACTTAAATAAGGAAAACGTTCAAGAGAAGCTTACTTTTGACGTTATATGA
- the recA gene encoding recombinase RecA — protein sequence MANNSEERNNDKQKALDNAISQIEKAFGKGAIMKLKQNPVEKIDTISTGSIALDSALGVEGLPKGRIIEIFGPESSGKTTLALHVIAEAQKKGGSCAFIDAEHALDVLYARKLGVSTDDLVISQPDTGEQALHIVEYLVCSGAVDVIVIDSVAALTPRAEIEGDMGDQHMGLQARLLSHGLRKLTSAVSKANCILIFINQIRMKIGVVYGNPETTTGGNALKFYTSVRLDIRKVGVIKDKENITGNETRVKVVKNKVAPPFREAKFDIMYNEGISKLGEIIDMGAKLGVLEKAGAYYSYNNTRLGQGRENVKTYLKTNKEVANEIETKIRDLLRNHDNSIIIDEDSEQLLEESVF from the coding sequence ATGGCAAACAACTCAGAAGAAAGAAATAATGATAAGCAAAAAGCATTAGATAACGCAATAAGCCAGATTGAAAAAGCATTTGGTAAAGGTGCAATAATGAAGTTGAAGCAAAACCCTGTAGAGAAAATAGACACAATATCCACAGGATCAATTGCGCTTGATTCGGCTCTAGGTGTTGAAGGTCTGCCAAAAGGGCGTATAATTGAAATATTTGGTCCCGAGAGTTCTGGTAAAACCACTCTTGCCTTGCACGTGATTGCTGAAGCACAAAAAAAAGGAGGATCATGCGCATTTATCGATGCAGAACATGCATTGGATGTCTTATATGCTCGCAAACTTGGGGTAAGCACTGATGATTTAGTAATTTCGCAACCAGACACTGGAGAGCAGGCGTTGCATATTGTTGAGTACTTAGTGTGTTCTGGTGCGGTTGATGTGATAGTTATTGACTCTGTTGCAGCGTTAACTCCAAGAGCTGAAATTGAGGGTGATATGGGTGATCAGCACATGGGGCTGCAAGCAAGGCTTTTAAGTCATGGGCTACGAAAGCTAACCTCTGCCGTTTCAAAAGCGAACTGTATATTGATATTTATTAATCAAATTCGTATGAAAATAGGAGTAGTGTATGGAAATCCTGAAACTACCACGGGTGGAAATGCATTAAAATTCTATACTTCTGTAAGGCTTGACATAAGAAAAGTTGGTGTAATAAAAGACAAAGAAAATATTACAGGCAATGAAACAAGAGTTAAAGTTGTAAAAAATAAAGTTGCTCCTCCATTTAGAGAAGCGAAATTTGATATAATGTACAATGAAGGTATATCAAAACTCGGAGAAATAATAGATATGGGAGCAAAGCTTGGTGTGCTTGAAAAAGCAGGCGCTTACTATTCATATAACAACACACGTCTTGGACAAGGAAGAGAGAATGTAAAAACTTACCTAAAAACAAACAAAGAAGTCGCAAATGAAATAGAAACGAAAATCAGAGATTTACTCAGAAATCATGATAATTCTATCATAATAGACGAGGATAGTGAGCAACTTTTAGAAGAATCAGTGTTCTGA
- the truA gene encoding tRNA pseudouridine(38-40) synthase TruA — MRYKITIEYNGSSFSGWQKQQHSANSIQEAIENAIFNFSGEKVTLYCGGRTDTGVHALGQIAHFDMEKEFELYRIRNAINYHLKSIPIVVLNAEVVDDAFHARFSAKKRYYEYRIVNRYAPAALETGYVWQVFNPLDVNIMREAAKHLLGKHDFSSFRSKDCQAANPIRTIDDIDIIQNGSHIHIKISAISFLHNQVRIIVGTLVEFGKNRTNPQEMLNILNQCKRNAAGVTAPPFGLYLVKIDY, encoded by the coding sequence GTGCGATACAAAATAACGATAGAATACAATGGTAGTAGTTTCTCTGGCTGGCAGAAGCAGCAACATTCTGCTAATTCAATCCAGGAAGCCATAGAAAATGCTATATTTAATTTTAGTGGTGAGAAAGTTACTTTGTACTGCGGTGGCAGGACTGATACAGGGGTTCATGCTTTAGGACAAATTGCTCATTTTGATATGGAAAAGGAATTTGAGCTTTATAGAATAAGAAACGCAATAAATTATCATTTAAAATCAATTCCCATAGTCGTGCTTAATGCAGAAGTTGTAGATGATGCGTTTCACGCACGGTTTTCAGCAAAAAAAAGATATTACGAATACAGAATAGTTAATCGCTATGCTCCTGCCGCTCTGGAGACAGGTTATGTATGGCAAGTGTTTAATCCACTTGATGTAAATATTATGCGTGAAGCTGCTAAACATCTACTTGGAAAACATGACTTTTCAAGTTTTCGTTCAAAAGATTGTCAAGCTGCAAATCCGATAAGAACAATTGATGATATCGATATAATACAAAACGGGAGCCATATACACATCAAAATATCTGCTATTTCCTTTTTACATAACCAAGTGAGGATTATTGTGGGTACTTTAGTTGAATTTGGAAAAAATAGAACCAATCCGCAAGAAATGCTAAATATATTAAACCAATGCAAAAGAAATGCGGCTGGAGTTACTGCACCACCTTTTGGCTTATATTTGGTAAAGATAGATTACTAA
- the dnaN gene encoding DNA polymerase III subunit beta, whose translation MSEVAGVDTEIKKQNSVCEQMRFSVSRTSLLNTLSRVSGVVERRNAIDVLACINIKAQHGSIKLMATDLDISMFASLAATVLTEGEVKISAHTLHDIVKKLPADLDINFEVNNQGKLLMSCGNANFSLPNVVSSSFPALEEDNYKHDFILLNTDLIDLLTKTKFAVSLDDTRYNLNGIYLHTDEQFLYCVATDGHRLSCIKRPKPGNINDEFGVIIPRKTVMELLKILDDCNEVNIKLSDRKIKFTCGEYILISKLIDGTFPNYKAVIPASQDKHMIIESKKLLDVIDRVSVVVSDKVKSIKFSLQEKLLTLHSNSQECSDATESIEVDYNEAPIEIGFNSRYLLDVLSCIKNKCKFSLADGNSATIITDEDDTSVLYVVMPMRT comes from the coding sequence ATGTCAGAGGTTGCAGGTGTAGATACAGAAATCAAAAAGCAAAATTCTGTGTGTGAGCAGATGCGTTTTAGCGTGAGCCGCACAAGTCTTTTAAATACATTATCCAGAGTAAGTGGAGTGGTTGAAAGGCGTAATGCAATAGATGTTTTAGCGTGTATAAATATCAAAGCACAACACGGCAGCATAAAATTAATGGCAACTGATCTTGACATTTCAATGTTTGCCTCACTTGCTGCAACCGTATTAACAGAAGGAGAAGTAAAAATTTCAGCGCATACTTTACATGACATAGTGAAGAAGTTACCCGCTGATTTGGATATCAATTTTGAAGTAAACAACCAAGGAAAATTATTGATGTCTTGCGGAAATGCAAACTTTTCTTTACCGAATGTAGTTTCAAGCAGCTTTCCTGCTCTTGAAGAAGACAATTATAAACATGATTTTATTCTACTAAATACGGACCTGATAGACTTATTAACTAAAACAAAATTTGCTGTATCACTAGATGATACAAGGTATAATTTAAATGGAATATATCTGCATACGGATGAGCAGTTTCTGTACTGCGTTGCAACTGATGGCCATCGTTTATCATGTATAAAGAGGCCAAAGCCTGGGAACATCAATGATGAATTTGGTGTGATCATTCCACGTAAAACTGTTATGGAGCTGTTAAAAATATTGGACGATTGTAATGAAGTTAATATAAAACTTTCAGACAGAAAAATCAAGTTTACATGCGGTGAATATATTCTAATATCAAAATTAATAGATGGGACTTTTCCAAATTATAAAGCAGTTATTCCAGCATCTCAAGATAAGCATATGATTATTGAAAGTAAAAAACTTTTAGATGTTATAGATCGAGTTTCCGTTGTTGTATCTGATAAAGTAAAATCCATTAAATTCTCACTACAAGAAAAGCTGCTAACTCTGCATTCAAACTCCCAAGAGTGTAGTGATGCAACTGAATCCATAGAAGTGGACTACAATGAAGCCCCTATAGAAATAGGGTTCAACTCGCGTTATTTGCTTGATGTTCTATCCTGCATAAAAAATAAATGTAAGTTTAGCTTAGCCGATGGTAATAGTGCTACAATTATCACTGATGAAGACGATACAAGTGTATTATATGTAGTGATGCCAATGAGAACTTAA
- a CDS encoding invasion associated locus B family protein: MRSFFIFLIFFSIGTFASVSDVQLKEKYKDWLVYTALEDGEKVCYIVSYPKKKSEHYTTNRKPYVMVSYVDKKADEVSVTSGFQYDKEPVALNIDKKIKYTLPIIQGSFAWAEHTKIDQDLILKMKQGLSMVVNGKTKTVTIDDTYSLLGFQKAYQKMHDLCHTK, from the coding sequence ATGCGTAGTTTTTTTATATTTCTAATATTTTTTTCAATAGGCACTTTTGCATCAGTTAGTGATGTACAATTGAAGGAAAAATATAAAGATTGGCTTGTGTATACTGCATTGGAAGATGGAGAGAAAGTATGTTATATTGTATCCTATCCTAAAAAAAAAAGCGAACATTATACAACCAACCGCAAGCCATATGTAATGGTTAGTTATGTTGATAAAAAAGCAGATGAGGTAAGCGTTACCTCTGGTTTTCAGTATGACAAGGAGCCTGTAGCTCTCAATATCGATAAAAAAATTAAATATACACTGCCCATAATACAGGGAAGTTTTGCGTGGGCAGAGCATACAAAAATAGATCAAGATCTCATTCTAAAAATGAAGCAGGGATTATCAATGGTAGTGAATGGGAAAACAAAAACAGTGACCATTGATGATACTTATTCCCTACTTGGTTTTCAAAAAGCGTATCAAAAAATGCATGATTTATGCCATACAAAGTAA
- a CDS encoding RNA polymerase factor sigma-32: protein MLTPMASLCVDSRTNLMQYIARVRKFPMLSQEEEVQLAKNWNQYKDISSAHKLITSHLNLVVKIAMKFKNYGLLLMDLVMEGNMGLMHAVKKFNPDLGFRFSTYAVWWIEASIKDFILKSWSFVKIGTTQAQRRLFFSLRKIKKRILQYTNRETLNNEEIKAISNELSVSEGDVVQMNYRLACKDQSLNDCIKIGDDSKRELQDMIPCNLVSQEVTYQNHEEKELKETILNNALASLNERARDIFISRYLSENTQTLDELSKKYCVSRERIRQLAEQAMAKVKQYIQSESLKFGLHA, encoded by the coding sequence ATGTTGACCCCAATGGCAAGCTTATGTGTTGATAGCAGAACCAATCTCATGCAATATATTGCTAGGGTGCGAAAATTTCCCATGCTGTCTCAAGAGGAAGAAGTACAACTAGCAAAAAATTGGAACCAATACAAGGATATTTCTTCTGCTCATAAATTGATTACCAGCCATTTGAATTTGGTAGTGAAAATTGCAATGAAATTCAAAAATTATGGACTATTGTTGATGGACCTGGTCATGGAAGGGAATATGGGTTTAATGCATGCAGTAAAAAAGTTTAATCCTGATTTAGGGTTTCGTTTTTCAACTTATGCAGTGTGGTGGATTGAAGCTTCAATAAAAGACTTTATATTGAAATCTTGGTCGTTTGTGAAAATAGGCACAACGCAAGCACAAAGAAGATTATTTTTTAGTTTACGTAAAATAAAAAAAAGAATTTTACAGTATACAAACAGAGAAACTTTAAATAATGAAGAAATAAAAGCAATATCTAATGAGCTTTCTGTATCCGAAGGAGATGTTGTACAAATGAATTACCGTTTGGCTTGTAAGGATCAGTCGCTAAACGATTGCATAAAAATAGGTGATGACTCTAAAAGGGAGTTACAAGATATGATCCCATGTAACTTGGTCAGTCAAGAAGTAACCTATCAAAATCATGAAGAAAAAGAATTAAAAGAAACAATTTTAAACAATGCACTAGCGAGCCTTAACGAAAGGGCAAGAGACATTTTTATCAGTAGATATTTGTCTGAAAACACTCAAACTCTAGATGAACTTAGTAAAAAGTATTGTGTTTCAAGAGAAAGAATAAGGCAGTTGGCTGAGCAGGCGATGGCTAAGGTAAAACAATATATACAATCTGAAAGTTTGAAATTTGGTTTGCATGCGTAG
- a CDS encoding acyloxyacyl hydrolase — protein sequence MHYKKFFSAAALATLLSLSNSAFSDPVGPISDEETSYYVRLQYNGEFLPLFTKVDGIAHKSGKDNNSPLKASFIAGGGAFGYKMDDIRVDVEGLYSWLNKDADVVGDTVADNLTAISGLVNVYYDVAIEDMPITPYIGVGVGAAYISTPLKTAINDQNSKFGFAGQVKAGVSYDVTPEIKLYAGARYFGSYGANFDSDASKKDKGGHAVLYSTVGAEAGVAFNF from the coding sequence ATGCATTATAAAAAGTTTTTTTCAGCAGCCGCTTTAGCAACGTTGCTAAGTTTATCAAACTCTGCTTTTTCAGATCCTGTTGGTCCAATAAGTGATGAAGAAACTAGCTACTACGTTCGTTTGCAATACAATGGTGAATTTTTACCTCTTTTCACAAAAGTTGATGGTATTGCACATAAATCAGGCAAAGACAATAATAGTCCCTTAAAAGCATCTTTTATAGCTGGCGGTGGTGCGTTTGGTTATAAAATGGACGACATCAGGGTTGACGTTGAAGGACTTTACTCATGGTTGAATAAAGATGCAGATGTAGTAGGTGATACAGTTGCAGATAATTTAACAGCAATTTCAGGACTAGTTAACGTTTATTACGATGTAGCAATTGAAGATATGCCTATCACTCCATACATTGGTGTTGGTGTTGGTGCAGCGTATATTAGCACTCCTTTGAAAACCGCTATAAATGATCAAAACAGTAAATTTGGTTTTGCTGGTCAAGTAAAAGCTGGTGTTAGCTATGATGTAACTCCAGAAATCAAGCTTTATGCTGGAGCTCGTTATTTCGGTTCTTATGGTGCTAATTTCGATAGCGATGCTAGTAAAAAAGATAAAGGAGGACATGCAGTTCTTTACAGCACTGTTGGTGCAGAAGCTGGAGTAGCGTTTAATTTCTAG
- a CDS encoding protein-disulfide reductase DsbD domain-containing protein, giving the protein MKIHIYLILFLFFSCTQLYADEEIAKFDLLIGEINEASLTLKGAIKVTVEPGWHIYYKDPGDFGLPTSFDCKGNTLNIDIYWPTPKEHRDKVGKEIFISNVYEDMVLFPFKMNVFSNQGYIDLNFHINYAICKDRCIPKNVEIKTRQPLKDFIDSDINKLINEWYEK; this is encoded by the coding sequence ATGAAAATACATATATATTTAATATTGTTTTTATTTTTTTCTTGCACTCAACTATATGCTGACGAGGAAATTGCAAAATTTGATTTACTTATTGGCGAGATAAATGAAGCAAGCCTCACTCTTAAAGGTGCAATAAAGGTTACAGTAGAACCAGGCTGGCACATATATTATAAAGATCCTGGAGATTTCGGTCTTCCCACTTCTTTTGATTGTAAGGGTAACACATTAAACATAGATATTTATTGGCCTACTCCAAAGGAACATAGAGATAAAGTAGGAAAAGAGATATTTATCAGTAACGTATATGAGGATATGGTATTATTTCCCTTTAAGATGAATGTGTTTTCAAATCAAGGGTATATTGACCTTAACTTCCATATAAATTATGCGATATGTAAAGATAGGTGCATCCCTAAAAATGTTGAGATAAAAACCAGGCAGCCACTAAAGGATTTTATAGATTCTGATATCAATAAACTTATAAATGAGTGGTATGAAAAATAG
- the groL gene encoding chaperonin GroEL (60 kDa chaperone family; promotes refolding of misfolded polypeptides especially under stressful conditions; forms two stacked rings of heptamers to form a barrel-shaped 14mer; ends can be capped by GroES; misfolded proteins enter the barrel where they are refolded when GroES binds) translates to MTNVVVSGEQLQEAFREVAAIVDSTVAITAGPRGKTVGINKPYGAPEITKDGYKVMKGIKPEKPLNAAIASIFAQSCSQCNDKVGDGTTTCSILTSNMIMEASKSIAAGNDRVGIKNGIQKAKDVILKEITSMSRTISLEKIDEVAQVAIISANGDKDIGNSIADSVKKVGKEGVITVEESKGSKELEVELTTGMQFDRGYLSPYFITNNEKMIVELDNPYLLITEKKLNIIQPLLPILEAVVKSGKPLVIIAEDIEGEALSTLVINKLRGGLKVAAVKAPGFGDRRKEMLEDIATLTGAKYVIKDELGIKMEDLTLDDLGTAKNVKITKDNTTVVSENSDSDSVKARIEQIKSQIETSTSDYDKEKLRERLAKLSGGVAVLKVGGATEVEVKERRDRVEDALHATRAAIEEGIVPGGGVALLYASSVLDKLKGASDEEQIGINIIKKVLSAPIRRLVKNAGLESAVIIDYLIKQNDKELIYNVEAMNYANAFTAGVIDPAKVVRVAFETAISVASVLITTESMIVDVPSKENASSPMGAGEMGGMGGF, encoded by the coding sequence ATGACTAATGTAGTAGTATCAGGTGAGCAGTTGCAAGAAGCCTTTCGTGAAGTCGCAGCAATAGTGGATTCAACGGTAGCAATAACTGCGGGACCTAGAGGAAAAACAGTAGGGATTAATAAGCCCTATGGAGCACCAGAAATTACAAAAGATGGTTATAAGGTGATGAAGGGTATCAAGCCTGAAAAACCACTAAATGCTGCAATAGCAAGCATCTTTGCCCAAAGTTGTTCTCAATGTAACGACAAAGTTGGTGATGGTACAACAACGTGCTCAATATTAACTAGCAACATGATAATGGAAGCTTCAAAATCAATTGCTGCTGGAAACGATCGTGTTGGTATTAAAAACGGAATACAGAAGGCAAAAGATGTAATATTAAAGGAAATTACGTCAATGTCTCGTACAATTTCTCTAGAGAAAATAGACGAAGTGGCACAAGTTGCAATAATTTCTGCAAATGGTGATAAGGATATAGGTAACAGTATTGCTGATTCCGTGAAAAAAGTTGGAAAAGAGGGTGTAATAACTGTTGAAGAAAGTAAAGGTTCAAAAGAGTTAGAAGTTGAGCTGACTACTGGCATGCAATTTGATCGCGGTTATCTTTCTCCGTATTTTATTACAAATAATGAAAAAATGATCGTGGAGCTTGATAATCCTTATCTATTAATTACAGAGAAAAAATTAAATATTATTCAACCTTTACTTCCTATTCTTGAAGCTGTTGTTAAATCTGGTAAACCTTTGGTTATTATTGCAGAGGATATCGAAGGTGAAGCATTAAGCACTTTAGTTATCAATAAATTGCGTGGTGGTTTAAAAGTTGCTGCAGTAAAAGCTCCAGGTTTTGGTGACAGAAGAAAGGAGATGCTCGAAGACATAGCAACTTTGACTGGTGCTAAGTACGTCATAAAAGATGAACTTGGAATCAAGATGGAAGATCTGACACTTGATGATCTTGGTACTGCTAAAAATGTTAAAATTACTAAAGATAATACCACAGTTGTCAGCGAAAATAGCGATTCTGACAGCGTGAAAGCTAGAATCGAGCAGATCAAATCTCAAATTGAAACTTCAACTTCTGATTATGATAAAGAAAAGCTAAGAGAACGTTTAGCGAAATTATCAGGTGGTGTTGCTGTGCTAAAAGTTGGTGGAGCAACTGAAGTGGAAGTTAAAGAACGTAGAGATAGAGTTGAAGATGCGCTGCATGCAACAAGAGCTGCAATTGAAGAAGGCATAGTTCCAGGTGGTGGAGTTGCACTTCTTTATGCTTCATCTGTTCTCGACAAATTAAAAGGTGCAAGTGACGAAGAGCAAATAGGCATAAACATTATCAAGAAAGTTCTCAGTGCTCCAATTAGAAGGTTAGTTAAAAATGCTGGTCTTGAATCTGCTGTTATAATTGACTATTTGATTAAGCAGAATGATAAAGAGCTTATATACAACGTTGAGGCTATGAATTACGCTAATGCATTTACAGCTGGTGTGATTGATCCAGCAAAAGTGGTGCGTGTTGCTTTTGAAACAGCGATATCTGTTGCGAGTGTGCTGATTACTACTGAATCTATGATAGTTGATGTACCAAGCAAAGAAAATGCTTCATCTCCTATGGGCGCAGGAGAAATGGGCGGCATGGGTGGATTCTGA
- a CDS encoding co-chaperone GroES, whose product MSSISLNVLDDSVLIKPISEEKQGGIMLPSSAEKKPTKGEIVATGEGSRNSNGERVALTVKAGDKVFYRQWAGTEIEHNDEKLIVMKESDILAVIK is encoded by the coding sequence ATGTCAAGTATAAGTTTAAATGTATTGGATGATAGCGTGCTGATCAAGCCTATTAGCGAGGAAAAGCAAGGTGGAATTATGCTTCCATCAAGTGCTGAAAAGAAACCTACTAAAGGTGAAATTGTAGCAACTGGTGAAGGTTCACGCAACTCAAATGGCGAACGTGTAGCTTTAACTGTAAAGGCTGGTGATAAAGTGTTCTATCGTCAATGGGCTGGTACAGAAATAGAACATAATGATGAAAAGCTTATCGTGATGAAAGAGTCCGATATACTTGCTGTCATTAAATAG